From Pseudomonas vanderleydeniana, the proteins below share one genomic window:
- a CDS encoding glutathione S-transferase family protein encodes MHKVYGDYQSGNCYKIKLMLHLLGQEYRWHPVDILKGDTETPEFLAKNPNGKVPVLELEDGTCLWESNAILNFLADGSEFLPTEPRLRTQVLQWQFFEQYSHEPYIAVARFIEFYLGLPEERREEYLKLQKRGHKALKVMEKQLQQTPYLVGEHYSIADIALYAYTHVAHQGGFDLSAYPAIQAWLQRVASHPRHVTMEG; translated from the coding sequence ATGCATAAGGTTTATGGGGATTACCAGTCGGGCAACTGCTACAAGATCAAGCTGATGCTGCACCTGTTGGGCCAGGAGTACCGCTGGCATCCGGTAGATATCCTCAAGGGTGACACCGAGACGCCGGAGTTTCTGGCGAAGAACCCCAACGGCAAGGTCCCGGTGCTTGAGCTGGAAGATGGCACCTGCCTGTGGGAGTCCAATGCCATCCTCAACTTCCTGGCCGATGGCAGCGAGTTCCTGCCGACCGAGCCGCGCCTGCGCACCCAAGTGCTGCAATGGCAGTTCTTCGAGCAGTACAGCCATGAACCCTACATCGCGGTGGCGCGTTTCATCGAGTTCTACCTGGGACTGCCCGAAGAGCGGCGCGAGGAGTACCTCAAGCTGCAGAAGCGCGGGCACAAGGCCCTGAAGGTGATGGAAAAGCAGTTGCAGCAGACGCCGTACCTGGTCGGCGAGCATTACTCGATCGCCGACATCGCCTTGTATGCCTACACCCATGTTGCCCATCAGGGCGGTTTCGACCTGAGTGCCTATCCGGCCATCCAGGCGTGGCTGCAGCGAGTGGCGAGCCATCCCCGGCACGTGACGATGGAGGGCTGA
- a CDS encoding glutathione S-transferase N-terminal domain-containing protein produces the protein MLVKALRVGLGQLIILIDLITRPRKQKRSAQDQAKVDAAAKGLTLYQFHACPFCVKTRRTLHRLNVPVALRDAKNNEQDRQTLLEQGGRIKVPCLRIEENGQTTWMYESKVIIDYLDKRFAAA, from the coding sequence GTGTTAGTCAAAGCCCTTCGAGTCGGCCTGGGCCAGCTCATCATCCTCATCGACCTCATCACCCGCCCACGCAAGCAGAAACGCAGTGCACAGGACCAGGCCAAGGTGGACGCCGCCGCCAAGGGCCTGACCCTGTACCAGTTCCACGCCTGCCCATTCTGCGTCAAGACCCGCCGCACCCTGCATCGCCTGAACGTGCCGGTGGCCCTGCGTGATGCGAAGAACAACGAACAGGATCGCCAGACCCTGCTCGAGCAGGGTGGCAGGATCAAGGTGCCGTGCCTGCGTATCGAGGAAAACGGCCAGACCACCTGGATGTACGAATCCAAGGTGATCATCGACTACCTGGACAAGCGCTTCGCCGCCGCCTGA
- the folE gene encoding GTP cyclohydrolase I FolE, with the protein MSLEQNYTAILGQLGEDVSREGLLDTPKRAAKAMQYLCRGYQQTLEEVTNGALFSSDNSEMVLVKDIELYSLCEHHLLPFIGKAHVAYIPSGKVLGLSKVARIVDMYARRLQIQENLSRQIADAVQQVTGALGVAVVIEAKHMCMMMRGVEKQNSSMITSVMLGEFRENAATRSEFLALIK; encoded by the coding sequence ATGTCCCTGGAACAGAATTACACGGCGATCCTCGGTCAACTCGGCGAGGACGTTTCCCGCGAGGGTTTGCTCGACACGCCAAAGCGTGCCGCCAAAGCCATGCAGTACCTTTGCCGCGGTTATCAACAGACCCTGGAAGAAGTCACCAACGGTGCCTTGTTCAGCTCCGATAACAGCGAAATGGTTCTGGTCAAGGACATCGAGCTCTACTCGCTGTGCGAACACCACCTGCTGCCCTTCATCGGCAAGGCCCACGTGGCCTACATCCCGAGCGGCAAGGTGCTGGGCCTGTCGAAGGTCGCGCGGATCGTCGACATGTACGCCCGCCGCCTGCAGATCCAGGAAAACCTCAGCCGCCAGATCGCCGACGCGGTCCAGCAGGTGACCGGTGCCCTGGGCGTGGCCGTGGTGATCGAGGCCAAGCACATGTGCATGATGATGCGTGGTGTCGAGAAGCAGAACTCGTCGATGATCACCTCGGTGATGCTCGGTGAATTCCGTGAGAACGCGGCAACTCGCAGCGAATTCCTCGCCCTGATCAAGTAA
- a CDS encoding Smr/MutS family protein → MQDDDFSLFQSEIRGVKPIKHDRADTGKPKSDRAQLAKLRQAATVRSEVTTVDGLSDQFVIDVGPEDELYWSRDGVQESQMRKLKAGQIPFEGSLDLHGMTVEKARETLWAFLAEATKFEIRCVRVTHGKAVRLDGKRPMIKSHVNTWLRQHAQVLGFTSCQARHGGAGAVYVMLKRTMMEGRDE, encoded by the coding sequence ATGCAAGACGACGATTTTTCCCTGTTTCAAAGCGAAATCCGCGGTGTAAAGCCGATCAAGCACGATCGTGCCGATACCGGCAAGCCCAAGTCCGACCGCGCCCAACTGGCCAAGCTGCGCCAGGCGGCCACCGTGCGCAGTGAAGTCACCACGGTGGACGGCCTGTCCGACCAGTTCGTGATCGATGTCGGCCCCGAGGACGAGCTGTACTGGTCCCGTGACGGTGTGCAGGAAAGCCAGATGCGCAAGCTCAAGGCCGGCCAGATCCCGTTCGAAGGCAGCCTCGACCTGCATGGCATGACCGTGGAAAAGGCCCGGGAAACCCTTTGGGCGTTTCTGGCCGAAGCGACGAAGTTCGAAATCCGTTGCGTGCGCGTCACCCACGGCAAGGCCGTGCGCCTGGACGGCAAGCGCCCGATGATCAAGAGCCACGTCAACACCTGGCTGCGCCAGCACGCCCAGGTACTCGGTTTCACGTCCTGCCAGGCCCGCCACGGCGGGGCTGGAGCGGTGTATGTGATGCTCAAGCGGACGATGATGGAAGGCCGCGACGAGTAA
- a CDS encoding cysteine hydrolase family protein produces MSVPKTMFQLSGRGYAAANLNHATLLIIDAQKEYLSGPLALSGMQEAVDNIKQLLAAARAAGRPIVHVRHLGTVGGLFDPQGERGQFIPGLEPQGDETLIGKLLPSAFHGTGLEKQLQDLGPLDLIVCGFMSHSSVSTTVRAAKNLGFRCTLVEDACATRDLPHKGEIISAAQVQRTEMAIMADNFATLALTRDLI; encoded by the coding sequence ATGTCCGTTCCAAAGACGATGTTTCAACTCAGTGGCCGAGGTTACGCAGCAGCCAATCTGAACCACGCCACCCTGTTGATCATCGACGCCCAGAAAGAATATCTCAGCGGCCCGCTCGCGTTGTCCGGCATGCAGGAAGCCGTCGACAACATCAAGCAGCTGCTCGCTGCCGCCCGCGCAGCCGGCCGGCCGATCGTGCACGTCCGCCACCTGGGTACCGTTGGCGGCCTGTTCGATCCACAGGGCGAACGCGGCCAGTTCATTCCAGGCCTCGAGCCCCAGGGTGACGAAACACTGATCGGCAAACTGCTGCCCAGCGCCTTCCATGGCACCGGCCTGGAAAAACAGCTGCAGGACCTCGGCCCGCTGGACCTGATCGTCTGCGGTTTCATGAGCCACTCCAGCGTCAGCACCACCGTACGCGCCGCCAAGAACCTGGGTTTCCGCTGCACCCTGGTGGAAGATGCCTGCGCCACCCGCGACCTGCCCCACAAGGGCGAGATCATCAGTGCCGCCCAGGTTCAGCGTACCGAGATGGCAATCATGGCCGACAATTTCGCCACCCTGGCACTGACCAGAGACCTGATCTGA
- the prmB gene encoding 50S ribosomal protein L3 N(5)-glutamine methyltransferase has protein sequence MITSRLRTLRDHIRWAVSRFHGAELFFGHGTDNAWDEARQLVLGALNLPWEIADSYLDCRLEDDELTHLQHLLKRRIQDRVPTAYLLGEAWFCGLPFIVDERVLIPRSPIGELIESRFAPWLGAEPARILDLCTGSGCIGIACAYEFEEAEVVLADLSFEALEVANRNIERHGVDERVFTVQGDGFDGLPGQRFDLIVSNPPYVDAEDFADMPAEYQHEPELGLACGDDGLNLVRRMLAEAADHLTEKGLLIVEVGNSQVHVEALYPEVDFAWLDFERGGHGVFMLTAQQCREHQALFASRI, from the coding sequence GTGATCACTTCCCGCCTGCGCACCCTGCGCGACCACATCCGTTGGGCTGTCAGCCGTTTTCACGGTGCGGAGCTGTTTTTCGGCCATGGTACCGACAACGCCTGGGACGAGGCTCGGCAACTGGTGCTGGGCGCCTTGAACCTGCCTTGGGAAATTGCCGACAGCTACCTTGACTGCCGGCTGGAAGACGACGAGCTGACCCACCTGCAGCACCTGCTCAAGCGTCGCATCCAAGACCGCGTGCCGACCGCCTACCTGCTGGGCGAGGCCTGGTTCTGCGGGCTGCCGTTCATTGTCGACGAGCGCGTGCTGATCCCGCGTTCACCGATCGGCGAGCTGATCGAAAGCCGCTTTGCCCCCTGGCTGGGTGCGGAGCCGGCGCGCATTCTCGACCTGTGCACCGGCTCGGGCTGCATCGGCATTGCCTGTGCCTATGAGTTCGAAGAGGCGGAGGTGGTGCTGGCAGACCTGTCCTTCGAGGCCCTGGAGGTGGCGAACCGCAACATCGAGCGCCATGGTGTCGATGAGCGCGTGTTCACGGTCCAGGGCGACGGTTTCGACGGTTTGCCGGGGCAGCGTTTCGACCTGATCGTCTCCAACCCGCCGTATGTCGATGCCGAGGACTTTGCCGACATGCCTGCGGAATACCAGCATGAGCCGGAGCTGGGCCTGGCATGTGGCGACGATGGCCTGAACCTGGTGCGGCGGATGCTGGCCGAGGCGGCGGATCACCTGACCGAGAAGGGCCTGCTGATCGTCGAGGTGGGTAACAGCCAGGTGCACGTCGAGGCGTTGTACCCGGAAGTGGACTTTGCCTGGCTGGACTTCGAGCGGGGCGGGCATGGGGTGTTCATGCTGACGGCGCAGCAGTGCCGCGAGCACCAGGCGCTGTTTGCCTCGAGGATCTAG
- a CDS encoding alpha/beta hydrolase: MMLRLLLLTLTLFSGLAKAGVVLQRPIELDTGNGKLFGSLLLPQSDKPVPVVLIVAGSGPTDRDGNNPDGGRNDSLKRLAWMLAKHDIASVRYDKRGVAASLAATPNERNLSVEAYVADTVAWGRKLKADPRLGPLFLLGHSEGALIATLAAPQLDAAGVISVSGSGRPVDQVLRQQLAKRLPPALMLRSNELLDSLKAGHLDAAIPEPLEPIFRPSVQPYLISLFRQDPAAAFGQLKVPALIVQGRNDIQVSVDDARALQAAKPDAQLAVIDGMNHILRIVPENIQQQLASYNDPQLPLAAGLEQPIVRFIDGLARH, from the coding sequence ATGATGCTGCGACTTTTACTCCTGACCCTTACCCTGTTCAGCGGCCTGGCAAAGGCCGGCGTCGTCCTGCAACGACCGATCGAACTCGATACCGGCAATGGCAAGCTGTTCGGTTCACTGCTGCTGCCCCAGTCCGACAAACCGGTTCCGGTGGTGCTGATCGTCGCCGGCTCCGGCCCCACCGACCGCGATGGCAACAATCCCGATGGGGGGCGCAACGACAGCCTCAAGCGACTGGCCTGGATGCTGGCCAAGCACGATATCGCCAGCGTGCGCTACGACAAGCGTGGCGTGGCGGCGAGCCTGGCGGCCACGCCCAACGAGCGCAACCTGAGCGTCGAGGCCTACGTCGCCGATACCGTGGCCTGGGGCAGGAAGCTCAAGGCCGACCCGCGCCTGGGCCCCCTGTTCCTGCTCGGCCACAGCGAGGGCGCGCTGATCGCCACCCTCGCCGCGCCGCAACTGGATGCCGCCGGGGTCATTTCCGTGTCGGGCAGTGGTCGTCCGGTCGACCAGGTACTGCGCCAACAGTTGGCCAAGCGACTGCCGCCGGCCTTGATGCTGCGCAGCAACGAACTGCTCGACAGCCTCAAGGCCGGGCATCTGGACGCCGCGATCCCGGAACCGTTGGAGCCGATCTTCCGCCCCAGCGTCCAACCCTACCTGATCAGCCTGTTCCGCCAAGACCCGGCTGCGGCCTTCGGCCAGTTGAAGGTCCCCGCGCTGATCGTCCAGGGACGCAACGATATCCAGGTCAGCGTCGACGACGCCAGGGCGCTGCAGGCGGCCAAGCCGGATGCGCAACTGGCAGTCATCGACGGCATGAATCACATCCTGCGTATCGTGCCCGAGAACATCCAGCAGCAGTTGGCCTCCTACAACGACCCGCAACTGCCGCTCGCCGCCGGCCTGGAACAGCCGATTGTGCGCTTTATCGACGGACTTGCTCGCCATTGA
- the aroC gene encoding chorismate synthase: MSGNTYGKLFTVTTAGESHGPALVAIVDGCPPGLELSLEDLQRDLDRRKPGTNRHTTQRQEPDEVEILSGVFEGRTTGCAIGLLIRNTDQKSKDYSAIKDLFRPAHADYTYHHKYGERDYRGGGRSSARETAMRVAAGAIAKKFLASQGIVIRGYMSQLGPIEIPFKTWESVEQNAFFSPDPDKVPELEAYMDQLRRDQDSVGAKITVVAEGVMPGLGEPIFDRLDAELAHALMSINAVKGVEIGAGFACVSQRGTEHRDELTPEGFLSNNAGGILGGISSGQPIVAHLALKPTSSITTPGRSIDIHGNPVDVITKGRHDPCVGIRATPIAEAMMAIVLMDHLLRHRAQNADVRVSTPVLGQL, translated from the coding sequence ATGTCCGGCAATACCTACGGCAAGCTGTTCACTGTCACCACCGCCGGCGAAAGCCATGGCCCGGCGTTGGTCGCCATTGTCGATGGCTGCCCGCCAGGCCTGGAGCTGTCGCTGGAGGATCTGCAGCGCGATCTCGACCGGCGCAAGCCCGGCACCAACCGGCACACCACCCAGCGCCAGGAGCCGGACGAGGTGGAGATCCTCTCCGGGGTCTTCGAAGGACGCACCACCGGCTGCGCGATCGGCCTGCTGATTCGCAACACCGACCAGAAGTCCAAGGACTACTCGGCGATCAAGGACCTGTTCCGCCCGGCCCACGCCGACTACACCTACCACCACAAGTACGGTGAGCGCGACTACCGTGGTGGTGGCCGCAGTTCGGCGCGCGAAACCGCCATGCGCGTGGCTGCCGGCGCCATCGCCAAGAAATTCCTCGCCAGCCAGGGCATCGTCATTCGTGGCTACATGAGCCAGCTGGGTCCGATCGAGATTCCCTTCAAGACCTGGGAGTCGGTCGAGCAGAATGCCTTCTTCAGCCCTGATCCGGACAAGGTGCCGGAGCTGGAGGCCTACATGGACCAGCTGCGCCGTGACCAGGACTCGGTCGGCGCGAAGATCACCGTGGTTGCCGAGGGGGTGATGCCCGGCCTTGGCGAGCCGATCTTCGACCGCCTGGATGCCGAACTGGCCCATGCGCTGATGAGCATCAACGCAGTCAAGGGCGTGGAAATCGGCGCCGGTTTCGCCTGTGTGTCCCAGCGTGGTACCGAGCACCGCGACGAGCTGACGCCGGAAGGTTTCCTCAGCAACAACGCCGGCGGCATTCTCGGTGGCATCTCGTCCGGCCAGCCGATCGTCGCGCACCTGGCGCTCAAGCCAACCTCCAGCATCACCACGCCGGGCCGTTCCATCGACATTCATGGCAACCCGGTGGACGTGATCACCAAGGGCCGCCATGACCCGTGCGTCGGCATCCGTGCCACGCCGATCGCCGAGGCGATGATGGCCATCGTGCTGATGGACCACCTGCTGCGCCATCGTGCGCAGAATGCGGATGTGCGTGTCAGCACACCGGTGCTGGGCCAACTGTAA